One genomic segment of Sminthopsis crassicaudata isolate SCR6 chromosome 4, ASM4859323v1, whole genome shotgun sequence includes these proteins:
- the DENND4B gene encoding DENN domain-containing protein 4B isoform X2 — protein MEADAVSEGGAMAEERPPRLVDYFVVAGLAGSGGAVPEETGGPEPGGPLRPPRPADPITDVAIIARALGEEVPQGYTCIQTSASGHPLELSAGLLGGSQPTICYRRGRDKPPLVELGVLYEGKEHPKPGFQVLETTPYSHSANLAPPGPGHPRTYLTYRRAAEGAGLHALGITDLCLILPSKGEGTPHTYCRLPRNLNPGMWGPAVYLCYKVGLAKANTLVYEAELLGRYPEQDNEAFPLPESVPVFCLPMGATIECWPAQTKYPVPVFSTFVLTGAAGDKVYGAALQFYEAFPRARLSERQARALGLLSAVERGRALGGRAVRSRRAVAVLSRWPAFSAFHAFLTFLYRYSVSGPHRLPLEAHISHFMHNVPFPSPQRPRILVQMSPYDNLLLCQPVSSPLPLSGASFLQLLQSLGPELAVTLLLAVLTEHKLLVHSLRPDLLTSVCEALVSMIFPLHWQCPYIPLCPLVLADVLSAPVPFIVGIHSSYFDLHDPPADVICVDLDTNTLFQTEEKKLLLPRTLPRRPYKVLLNTLTTLHQQLDQTYTRPEEEASLEFLLTDYEAVCGRRARLEREVQGAFLRFMACLLKGYRAFLRPLTQAPSESARDVENLFFLQGFLKSRERSSHKFYAQLLHTQMFSQFIEECSFGSSRHAALEFFDSCVDKVHPEQEKPEPVPLVELEEPSGSELTVFITPPEEPIVAEGNDSTPLYCYDGFPELRAELFESPREQPGLSPAPGPSRSAPSSPAPRRTKQEMKVAQRVAQKSAAVPELWARCLLGHCYGLWFLCLPAYVQSSSSRVRALHTAYQVLRQMESRKVVLPDEVCYRVLMQLCSHYGEPVLSVRVMLDMRRAGIVPNTITYGYYNKAVLESKWPSGTTGGRLRWAKLRNVVLGAAQFRQPLRERRQQEQALRGARSSQPEPRLERPSPTRPLHRQTTWAGRSLRDPASPTGRLVKSGSLGSARGAQPTVEAGVAHMIEALGVLEPQGSPLSWHDGSLSDVSLASEDPAPGGSPGGTGMALSAHSTEALDGLGGQAPKTGKRQDAVGTPRRGIGARLQQLLTPSRRSPASRAPPPELPSDLSLPARRSPMDSLLRPRERPGSTASESSTSLGSEWDLSENSLSSLSIQRSSERLSDTPGLSQPPSVEILLSSCSLCRACDSLVYDEEIMAGWAPDDSNLNTTCPFCSRPFVPLLSVQTLDSRPRDLHSPPTSAGASNKDAPLPGGPGPVLSDRRLCLALDDSSVCNGDAESVPRRVECGAWAYLSPLVLRKELESLVENEGSEVLALPELPAAHPILFWNLLWYFQRLRLPSTLPGLVLAAGDGPPLAQAPSLPSEPAAVQVRLLWDVLTPEPDSCPPLYVLWKAHSQIPHRVAWPGTAPAPLSSLTLLEAVLLHVGFNEVHKAVALLLDMLGPPPGGLHLQRSIYREILFLTMAALGKDHVDIAAFDKKYKAAFNKLASSLGKEELRRRRAQMPSPKAIDCRKCFGAPLEC, from the exons ATGCAGTAAGTGAAGGGGGGGCCATGGCAGAAGAACGGCCCCCCCGGCTAGTGGATTACTTTGTGGTGGCAGGGTTGGCAGGGAGTGGAGGAGCAGTCCCTGAGGAAACTGGGGGTCCTGAACCGGGGGGCCCCTTGCGCCCACCCCGTCCAGCGGATCCCATCACGGATGTGGCCATCATTGCCCGGGCTCTGGGAGAAGAGGTGCCCCAAGGCTACACTTGTATTCAAACCTCAGCTAGTGGCCACCCCCTAGAGCTCAGTGCTGGACTTCTGGGTGGCTCCCAGCCTACCATATGTTACCGCAGAGGGCGAGACAAGCCTCCCCTTGTTGAATTGGG GGTATTATATGAGGGGAAGGAACATCCTAAACCAGGTTTCCAGGTGCTGGAGACAACGCCCTATAGCCACTCTGCCAACCTGGCTCCTCCAGGCCCTGGGCATCCCCGCACCTACCTCACTTATCGACGGGCAGCTGAAGGGGCAGGGCTGCATGCCCTGGGTATCACTGATCTCTGTTTGATCCTGCCCAGCAAAGGCGAGGGAACCCCCCACACCTACTGCCGCCTGCCTCGAAATCTCAATCCTGGCATG TGGGGCCCAGCTGTGTACCTGTGCTACAAGGTGGGCCTGGCCAAGGCTAACACACTGGTGTATGAGGCAG AACTGCTAGGTCGGTACCCGGAGCAGGACAACGAGGCATTCCCACTGCCAGAGTCTGTGCCTGTCTTCTGCCTACCTATGGGAGCCACTATTGAGTGCTGGCCTGCCCAGACCAAATACCCAGTGCCCGTCTTCTCCACTTTTGTGCTCACAGGTGCAGCTGGTGACAAG GTGTATGGGGCAGCCCTGCAGTTCTATGAGGCATTCCCACGGGCTCGGCTGTCAGAGCGGCAGGCGAGGGCACTGGGGCTGTTGAGTGCAGTGGAACGGGGCCGGGCACTGGGTGGCCGGGCTGTGCGCAGTCGCCGGGCTGTGGCGGTGCTGTCCCGATGGCCTGCCTTCTCTGCTTTCCATGCCTTCCTCACCTTCCTTTATCGATACTCTGTCTCTGGCCCCCACCGATTGCCCTTGGAAGC GCACATCTCCCACTTCATGCACAATGTTCCATTCCCCTCCCCTCAGAGACCCCGTATCCTGGTACAG ATGTCCCCCTATGACAACCTGCTCCTCTGTCAACCTGTTTCATCTCCCCTGCCTCTGAG CGGTGCCAGCTTTTTGCAGCTGCTACAGAGTCTGGGGCCTGAGCTGGCAGTAACTCTGCTGCTTGCCGTTCTGACTGAGCATAAGCTTCTGGTTCACTCTCTGCGACCTGACCTGCTCACCAGTGTCTGTGAGGCCCTGGTCTCT ATGATCTTCCCACTGCACTGGCAGTGCCCCTACATCCCTCTCTGCCCACTGGTGCTGGCAGATGTGCTGAGTGCCCCCGTACCCTTCATCGTGGGCATCCACTCCAGCTACTTCGACCTGCATGACCCACCTGCCGATGTCATCTGCGTTGACCTTGACACCAACACGCTCTTCCA GACAGAAGAAAAGAAGCTGCTCTTACCCAGAACCCTCCCCCGCCGGCCATACAAAGTACTGCTGAACACACTGACCACCCTCCACCAGCAGCTGGACCAGA CATACACGAGGCCTGAAGAGGAAGCATCTCTGGAGTTTCTGCTGACTGACTATGAGGCGGTGTGTGGGAGACGGGCACGGCTGGAGCGGGAAGTCCAAGGTGCCTTCCTTCGCTTTATGGCCTGCCTGCTTAAGGGCTACCGAGCCTTCCTCCGACCACTCACCCAGGCGCCCTCTGAGAGTGCTCGGGATGTGGAAAATCTCTTCTTTCTGCAGG gCTTCCTAAAGTCCCGAGAACGCTCCAGCCACAAATTCTATGCCCAGTTGCTACACACTCAGATGTTCTCACAGTTTATTGAGGAATGCTCCTTTGGCTCTTCTCGACATGCTGCCCTGGAGTTCTTTGACTCTTGTGTTGACAAG GTTCACCCAGAACAGGAGAAGCCAGAGCCAGTGCCCTTGGTGGAGCTGGAGGAGCCATCAGGGAGTGAGCTCACAGTCTTTATTACTCCTCCTGAGGAGCCCATAGTGGCGGAGGGCAATGATTCTACTCCTCTGTACTG TTATGATGGGTTCCCTGAGCTTCGGGCCGAACTGTTTGAGTCCCCCCGGGAACAGCCTGGACTTTCTCCTGCACCGGGCCCCTCTCGAAGTGCACCCAGTAGTCCTGCTCCCCGCCGCACCAAACAG GAGATGAAGGTGGCACAGCGGGTGGCCCAGAAGTCAGCAGCAGTGCCTGAACTCTGGGCACGGTGCCTTCTGGGACACTGTTACGGGCTGTGGTTCCTGTGTTTACCTGCCTACGTCCAGTCATCTTCTTCTCGAGTCCGGGCCCTACACACTGCCTACCAGGTGCTTCGACAAATGGAGAGCCGAAAGGTGGTGTTGCCTGATGAG GTGTGTTACCGTGTGTTAATGCAGCTTTGCTCACACTACGGAGAGCCTGTGCTGTCTGTACGTGTCATGCTGGACATGAGGAGGGCAGGCATTGTGCCCAACACTATCACCTATGGTTACTACAACAAG GCTGTACTAGAAAGCAAGTGGCCCTCCGGCACCACAGGGGGCCGCCTCCGTTGGGCCAAGCTCCGGAATGTGGTCCTGGGAGCCGCCCAGTTCCGTCAGCCTCTTCGGGAGCGGAGGCAGCAGGAACAGGCATTGAGGGGGGCAAGAAGTTCCCAGCCAG AGCCCCGCCTGGAGAGGCCCTCCCCGACCCGTCCCCTTCATCGCCAGACCACCTGGGCAGGGCGAAGCCTTCGGGACCCAGCCTCTCCCACTGGGCGGCTAGTGAAGAGTGGTAGTCTGGGTAGTGCCCGAGGGGCACAGCCCACTGTGGAGGCTGGTGTGGCACACA tGATAGAGGCCCTGGGTGTCTTAGAACCCCAGGGGTCCCCTTTGTCCTGGCACGATGGCAGCCTCTCTGATGTAAGCCTGGCAAGTGAAGATCCAGCGCCTGGAGGCAGCCCTGGGGGAACAGGCATGGCTCTGAGTGCCCATTCAACTGAGGCCCTAGATGGGCTGGGTGGGCAGGCACCCAAGACTGGCAAGCGGCAGGATGCAGTGGGTACTCCCCGAAGGGGAATAGGTGCCCGTTTGCAGCAGCTGCTCACCCCCTCCCGCCGCAGCCCTGCTTCTCGTGCCCCTCCACCTGAGCTGCCCTCAGACTTGTCCCTCCCAGCCCGCCGGAGTCCTATGGACAGCCTCCTGCGACCCCGGGAACGTCCGGGATCCACTGCCTCTGAG AGCTCCACATCTCTGGGCAGTGAGTGGGATCTCTCCGAAAACTCCCTCAGCAGCCTCAGCATTCAGCGTTCCTCAGAGCGCCTCAGTGACACCCCCGGTCTCTCCCAGCCTCCCTCTGTCGAG ATTCTTCTGTCCAGCTGTTCCCTGTGTAGAGCCTGTGACTCCCTAGTGTATGATGAGGAGATTATGGCAGGCTGGGCACCTGATGACTCCAACCTCAACACCACCTGTCCCTTCTGCTCTCGACCTTTCGTGCCCTTGCTTAGTGTCCAGACCCTTGACTCCAGGCCCCG TGACCTTCACAGCCCACCCACCTCTGCAGGTGCCAGTAACAAGGATGCTCCCCTGCCTGGGGGCCCTGGCCCCGTTCTCAGCGACCGGCGGCTCTGTCTCGCCCTAGATGACTCTTCTGTTTGTAATGGAGACGCTGAG AGTGTTCCGAGAAGGGTGGAATGTGGGGCATGGGCGTACCTGAGCCCTTTGGTGCTGCGTAAGGAGCTGGAATCCCTGGTGGAGAACGAGGGCAGTGAGGTGCTAGCGCTTCCAGAGCTCCCTGCCGCCCACCCCATCCTCTTCTGGAACCTGCTTTGGTACTTCCAGCGGCTCCGATTGCCCAGCACCCTGCCTGGCCTCGTCCTGGCTGCTGGGGATGGGCCCCCCCTGGCCCAG GCCCCATCTCTGCCCTCAGAACCAGCTGCGGTGCAGGTGAGGCTGCTGTGGGATGTACTAACCCCCGAGCCTGACAGCTGCCCTCCCCTCTACGTCCTTTGGAAGGCTCACA GCCAGATCCCCCACCGGGTGGCGTGGCCAGGCACGGCCCCTGCCCCTTTGAGCAGCCTGACTCTGCTGGAGGCTGTGCTTCTCCATGTGGGATTCAATGAAGTGCACAAGGCGGTGGCCCTTCTCCTGGACATGCTGGGCCCCCCGCCCGGGGGCCTGCATCTGCAGCG AAGCATCTATCGGGAGATCCTGTTCTTGACTATGGCTGCCCTGGGAAAGGACCATGTGGATATAg CGGCCTTTGACAAGAAATACAAGGCGGCCTTCAATAAGCTGGCAAGCAGCTTGGGCAAGGAGGAGCTGCGGCGGCGGCGGGCACAGATGCCCAGCCCGAAGGCCATCGACTGTCGGAAGTGTTTTGGGGCACCTTTGGAATGCTAG